From the Pseudomonadales bacterium genome, one window contains:
- a CDS encoding sterol desaturase family protein gives MTLGATLLAHEPAVRLTLFIALLLLMALWESVAPRRPQRIARLLRWSNNLALAVLNTLLLRLGFPLLAVPFASLAQQRGWGLFNLIDLPPWLAGIVALLLLDLAIYLQHRLFHAVPLLWRLHRLHHADLEFDVTTGLRFHPGEILLSMAIKLAVVALLGAPAIAVLLFELLLNGTALFNHGNVRLPERLDRWLRRLLVTPDMHRVHHSIDPDETDSNFGFNLSCWDRLFGTWRAQPGLGHERMVIGLERFRAPRELWLDRMLLQPLR, from the coding sequence ATGACCCTCGGCGCGACGCTGTTGGCCCACGAACCGGCGGTTCGTCTCACCCTCTTCATCGCACTGCTGTTGCTGATGGCGCTGTGGGAGAGCGTTGCCCCACGGCGTCCACAGCGCATCGCCCGACTGCTGCGCTGGAGCAACAACCTGGCGCTGGCTGTGCTCAACACGCTGTTGCTGCGGCTCGGTTTTCCGCTGCTGGCAGTGCCGTTCGCCAGCCTTGCGCAGCAGCGCGGCTGGGGCCTGTTCAACCTGATCGATCTGCCGCCATGGCTGGCCGGCATCGTGGCCCTGCTGCTGCTCGATCTGGCCATCTACCTGCAACACCGGCTGTTCCATGCCGTACCGCTGCTGTGGCGGCTGCACCGGCTGCACCATGCCGACCTCGAGTTCGATGTCACCACCGGGTTGCGCTTTCATCCCGGTGAAATCCTGCTGTCCATGGCGATCAAACTGGCGGTGGTCGCTCTGCTGGGTGCGCCGGCCATTGCCGTGCTGCTGTTCGAGCTGCTGCTGAACGGCACTGCCCTGTTCAACCATGGCAATGTCCGCCTGCCCGAGCGGTTGGATCGGTGGCTGCGCCGGCTGCTGGTGACGCCGGACATGCATCGGGTCCACCACTCCATCGATCCGGACGAGACCGACAGCAACTTCGGTTTCAATCTGAGCTGCTGGGATCGGCTGTTTGGCACTTGGCGCGCCCAGCCTGGACTGGGTCATGAGCGGATGGTGATCGGCCTCGAGCGGTTTCGCGCCCCGCGCGAGTTGTGGCTCGACCGGATGCTGCTCCAACCGCTGCGCTGA